The following proteins are co-located in the Sulfitobacter guttiformis genome:
- a CDS encoding MaoC family dehydratase, producing the protein MMKTNAPKTNAGNFFEDYRIGQILTHAVPRTVKMGERALYHALYPARHALYSSDKFAQDCGLPFSPLDDMIAFHVVFGKSVPDVSLNAVANLGYAQGRWLLPVWPGDTLRSESEVIGLKENSNGKTGVLYVRTTGLNQHDQPVMEYVRWVMVRKRDTSAPAPETVVPPLTDAIKATDLVIPEGLDFTSYNFALSGEAHRMADYDIGEKIDHIDGVTIEEAEHMMATRLWQNTAKVHFDTSARPDGTRLIYGGHVISMARALSFNGLANAQMVVGLNGGAHANPCLAGDTIRAWSEVLDKAETSAPGVGAIRLRLVATKGGEAFALRSEDGKYLPTVLLDLDYWALMPL; encoded by the coding sequence ATGATGAAAACCAACGCTCCTAAAACGAACGCCGGTAATTTCTTTGAGGATTACCGGATCGGTCAAATCCTAACCCATGCTGTGCCGCGTACTGTCAAAATGGGCGAACGCGCACTTTATCATGCCCTCTACCCCGCACGCCACGCGCTCTATTCTTCAGACAAATTTGCCCAAGATTGCGGCCTCCCCTTCAGCCCCCTCGACGATATGATCGCGTTTCATGTCGTGTTCGGGAAATCCGTGCCCGACGTATCTTTAAACGCTGTGGCCAACCTTGGATACGCTCAAGGGCGCTGGCTGCTGCCAGTTTGGCCCGGTGACACCCTCCGTTCCGAATCTGAAGTTATCGGCCTGAAGGAAAACTCGAACGGAAAAACCGGCGTACTCTATGTACGTACAACTGGATTAAACCAGCACGACCAGCCTGTGATGGAATATGTCCGCTGGGTTATGGTTCGCAAACGCGACACCAGCGCGCCCGCCCCCGAAACGGTCGTGCCCCCCCTCACGGATGCGATCAAGGCGACAGATCTTGTGATCCCCGAAGGTCTCGACTTTACCAGCTACAACTTTGCGCTTTCAGGAGAAGCGCACCGCATGGCAGATTATGATATAGGCGAGAAAATAGACCACATCGACGGCGTCACCATTGAAGAAGCCGAACATATGATGGCCACCCGCCTCTGGCAAAACACGGCCAAGGTGCATTTCGACACGTCCGCGCGCCCCGATGGCACCCGCCTGATCTATGGCGGTCACGTGATTTCTATGGCGCGTGCGCTGTCCTTCAATGGGCTGGCAAATGCGCAAATGGTTGTGGGCCTCAATGGCGGCGCACATGCCAATCCCTGCCTTGCGGGCGACACCATCCGCGCATGGTCCGAGGTGCTCGACAAAGCGGAAACTTCTGCCCCCGGCGTTGGAGCGATCCGCTTGCGTCTGGTCGCAACTAAAGGAGGCGAAGCATTCGCCCTGCGCAGTGAGGATGGCAAATACTTGCCTACGGTCCTGCTCGATCTCGACTATTGGGCGCTGATGCCTCTCTAA
- a CDS encoding DUF1737 domain-containing protein: MKLYRFLSEEDTSAFCHKVTDALNRGWELYGSPTQTWDHAAGIMRCGQSVVKEVEGTYTPETKLGAY; this comes from the coding sequence ATGAAGCTTTACCGTTTCCTGTCGGAGGAAGACACCTCCGCATTTTGTCACAAAGTCACCGATGCACTCAACAGGGGCTGGGAGCTTTATGGCTCCCCGACCCAGACATGGGACCACGCCGCAGGCATAATGCGCTGCGGACAAAGTGTCGTAAAAGAAGTCGAAGGCACGTATACCCCCGAGACTAAACTGGGCGCGTATTGA
- a CDS encoding NnrU family protein gives MTLLILGLILWIAAHYFKRLMPAQRAAIGNAGKGAIAIAIVASLALMIIGYRSAEIIDIWYPPAFLTGINNLAMIFALWVYGSSAAKEAKAWPASKTRHPQLLAVKIWAAAHLLVNGDLASIILFGGMLAWAVGSVILINRAEPAWTAPAPAGRATYIRLAVISLVMLVVISSIHILLGVNPFS, from the coding sequence ATGACCCTTCTGATCCTCGGTCTGATCCTCTGGATCGCCGCCCATTATTTCAAACGCCTGATGCCAGCCCAACGTGCGGCGATCGGCAATGCGGGCAAAGGTGCTATCGCGATTGCGATCGTCGCCTCCCTTGCCCTGATGATCATCGGCTACCGCAGCGCCGAAATAATAGATATTTGGTACCCACCCGCTTTCCTCACCGGCATCAACAATCTCGCAATGATCTTCGCGCTTTGGGTCTATGGCTCGTCTGCTGCCAAAGAGGCTAAGGCATGGCCCGCTTCTAAAACCCGCCATCCGCAACTGCTGGCGGTAAAGATCTGGGCTGCTGCCCATTTGCTGGTCAACGGTGACCTTGCCTCGATCATTCTGTTCGGTGGCATGCTAGCATGGGCCGTTGGATCGGTCATTTTGATCAACCGCGCAGAGCCTGCTTGGACCGCCCCCGCCCCCGCCGGTCGCGCCACTTATATCCGTCTCGCCGTTATCAGCCTCGTGATGCTTGTTGTAATCAGCAGCATTCACATCCTTCTCGGCGTAAATCCCTTTTCCTGA
- a CDS encoding HpcH/HpaI aldolase/citrate lyase family protein: MPAITRPLRSVLYIPGSKPRALDKARGLSADAIIFDLEDAVIPEEKVSARETLGEALKTGGYGTRMKIIRINGLDTKWGADDAKAAAAMGADAILLPKVNSPADLEALAEIVGDIPLWAMMETPAGMLNAPAIAAHRLLECMVMGTNDLAKELQCRARADRLPMLTGLGLCVLAGKAHGIALIDGVYNAFKDDEGLKLECEQGRDMGFDGKTLIHPAQLEVANAAFSPSESEVDLARRQIEAFEECEATGQGVAVVDGRIVENLHVATARETLAKLDAINALGTE; encoded by the coding sequence ATGCCTGCAATCACCCGCCCTTTGCGTTCCGTTCTCTATATCCCCGGCTCCAAACCCCGCGCACTCGACAAGGCACGCGGTCTGTCCGCTGACGCCATAATCTTCGACCTAGAGGATGCAGTGATACCCGAAGAGAAAGTATCGGCGCGCGAAACACTTGGCGAAGCGCTGAAAACGGGCGGCTACGGCACGCGAATGAAGATCATCCGCATCAACGGGCTGGACACAAAATGGGGCGCCGATGATGCAAAAGCGGCCGCCGCGATGGGCGCGGACGCTATCTTGCTGCCAAAAGTGAATTCACCTGCTGACCTCGAAGCGCTGGCCGAAATCGTGGGTGACATACCTCTGTGGGCAATGATGGAAACACCTGCTGGTATGCTCAACGCGCCAGCCATCGCAGCACACCGCCTCCTCGAATGCATGGTCATGGGAACCAACGATCTGGCCAAGGAACTGCAATGCCGTGCCCGCGCCGATCGCTTGCCAATGCTTACAGGTTTGGGCCTTTGTGTATTGGCGGGCAAGGCCCACGGCATTGCGCTCATTGACGGGGTCTATAATGCGTTCAAGGATGACGAGGGTCTGAAGCTCGAATGTGAGCAGGGTCGTGATATGGGTTTTGACGGCAAGACGCTGATTCATCCTGCCCAGCTCGAGGTCGCAAACGCAGCCTTCTCTCCCTCAGAGTCCGAGGTCGATCTTGCCCGCCGGCAGATTGAAGCGTTCGAGGAATGTGAAGCAACCGGACAGGGCGTTGCCGTTGTTGATGGCCGCATCGTCGAAAATCTACATGTTGCCACAGCACGCGAAACACTGGCAAAGCTGGATGCAATCAACGCCCTCGGCACGGAGTAG
- a CDS encoding sulfite exporter TauE/SafE family protein: MLILDLWFFAIAGPAVLFAGISKGGFGSGAAFAASSVLAIVVDPGLALGVMLPLLMLIDVASLRPYWGRWHRREAVLVISGALPGVVLGAALYRIASPDFLRLLIGVVSVGFVMWQISVKRGWLRMGQRHMSDGAGLVAGITVGFTSFVSHAGGPPAAVFLLSRGLDKTGYQATSVLIFWAVNIAKFIPYAFLGMFTLETVQANLVLAPFALLGAWLGVRAHRIVPERAFFALTYVLLLLTGTKLIWDGLT; the protein is encoded by the coding sequence ATGCTCATTCTCGACCTGTGGTTCTTTGCCATCGCAGGCCCTGCAGTATTGTTTGCAGGGATCTCCAAAGGCGGGTTCGGCTCGGGGGCGGCTTTTGCGGCTTCCTCTGTTCTGGCGATTGTAGTTGATCCGGGTCTGGCCCTTGGTGTGATGCTGCCGCTGCTGATGCTGATCGATGTGGCCTCGCTCAGACCCTATTGGGGCCGCTGGCACCGCCGTGAGGCGGTTTTGGTGATTTCAGGCGCACTGCCCGGAGTTGTCCTTGGCGCCGCCCTCTACCGCATAGCCTCACCTGATTTTCTGCGGCTCCTGATCGGTGTCGTGTCTGTCGGGTTTGTCATGTGGCAGATCAGCGTCAAACGGGGCTGGTTGCGGATGGGCCAGCGGCATATGTCGGATGGCGCCGGCCTTGTTGCGGGCATTACTGTGGGCTTCACCAGCTTCGTCAGCCATGCAGGCGGCCCGCCTGCGGCCGTATTCCTGCTGTCGCGAGGGCTGGATAAAACCGGATATCAGGCAACGTCCGTGCTAATCTTTTGGGCGGTGAACATTGCGAAATTTATTCCCTATGCCTTTCTCGGTATGTTCACGCTGGAAACCGTGCAGGCCAATCTGGTGCTTGCACCCTTTGCTTTGCTTGGCGCATGGCTTGGGGTACGCGCGCACCGGATCGTGCCGGAGCGTGCATTTTTCGCGCTTACTTATGTATTGCTTTTGCTTACAGGCACAAAACTCATCTGGGACGGGTTGACCTGA
- a CDS encoding PRC-barrel domain-containing protein: MNSFFTSAALMVALAGPAFAQSQETEVGSVKMSEASLLVGEMIGEAVYNFRGRPNTEERMPLSGLERFERVATIKDVMINADGTVEALVLSVGGFWGLADHEVTAAIDGVSVVTDVRGDKYFVIYAYDETLRSAPRFNKFDIE; this comes from the coding sequence ATGAACAGTTTTTTTACCTCGGCCGCATTGATGGTCGCTTTGGCTGGCCCGGCGTTCGCTCAGTCTCAGGAAACTGAGGTCGGGAGTGTGAAGATGTCCGAGGCCAGCCTGCTGGTAGGCGAGATGATCGGCGAGGCTGTCTATAACTTTCGGGGCCGTCCCAATACAGAAGAGCGGATGCCCCTGTCAGGACTGGAACGGTTCGAGCGGGTCGCGACGATCAAGGATGTGATGATTAACGCTGACGGCACTGTCGAGGCGCTGGTGCTGAGTGTGGGTGGCTTTTGGGGGCTGGCAGATCATGAAGTGACGGCCGCGATCGATGGCGTCAGTGTTGTCACCGATGTGCGGGGGGACAAATATTTTGTGATCTACGCCTACGATGAAACTCTTCGTAGCGCGCCGCGGTTTAACAAGTTCGACATCGAGTGA
- a CDS encoding PRC-barrel domain-containing protein, with protein MKKFLTSTAVILAMTAPAFAESHSAATTDTDAAVSTDTNAATADTNVATTSDTNVVTTDMNMEIGSVMAQPTDLFASNLIGMRIYSVEADMDYNAEVADGAETEWDDLGEINDIIVTADGRVSAVILGIGGFLGIGERDVSVPMGAINFVQEEGDSDDYFLVVKSSKEQLEAAPAFERDAM; from the coding sequence ATGAAAAAGTTTCTGACATCCACCGCAGTAATTCTGGCAATGACCGCACCTGCATTTGCGGAGTCACACTCAGCTGCGACGACTGACACAGATGCTGCTGTAAGCACCGATACAAACGCCGCAACGGCAGATACCAATGTTGCAACAACAAGCGACACAAACGTTGTCACAACAGACATGAACATGGAAATCGGTTCGGTGATGGCGCAGCCAACTGACCTGTTTGCATCGAACCTGATCGGCATGCGTATTTACAGCGTGGAAGCCGACATGGACTACAATGCCGAAGTTGCGGATGGCGCTGAGACAGAATGGGACGACCTTGGCGAGATCAACGACATCATCGTGACTGCAGACGGTCGGGTCTCGGCTGTGATTCTCGGCATCGGCGGGTTCCTCGGCATAGGCGAGCGTGACGTGTCTGTTCCAATGGGTGCAATCAACTTTGTACAAGAAGAAGGTGATAGCGATGATTACTTCTTGGTCGTGAAAAGCTCGAAAGAGCAGCTGGAAGCAGCACCGGCCTTTGAGCGCGACGCCATGTAA